CCACCGCCGCTCGGCGACGATCGGCCCGACGACGTGCATGCCCGCGAGGTAGCCCGTCAGCACGAGCGTCCACTGCGCGACGATCGTCCACAGCCAGCGGTGCGCGACGAACTCGCCGAAGCCCTCGCGCAGGTCGCGCAGCATGCTCCCGTCGCGCGCGTCGGGAGCGCCGACCGGGCGCTGCGCGACGCGCGGGCGGATGCGCGCGACGAGCGCGGCCGTCGCAAAGAAGCTCGCCGCGTCGAGCGCGATCGCCGCGCCCGCGCCCGTGACGTTCGAGCCGCCGCCCGCGAACGCGACGATCCAGCCCGCCGCGGCGCCGCCCGCGAGCAGCGCCGAGCTGTGCGCGACCGACAGCAGCGCGTTCGCGGACTGCAGGCGCCGTCGCTCGACGACGAGCGGGATCAGCCCGACGACGGCGGGCGCGACGATCCCGAACGCCGCGCCGTTCGCCGCCATCAGCAGCGCGAGCTGCCAGACGTGCGCGCGTCCGGTGAGCAGCAGCGCGGCCGACGCCGTCTGCACGACGCCCGCGAACGCCTCGGCGGCGACGATGAGGCGCCGCCGGTCCCAGCGGTCGGCGAGCGCGCCGCCGAGGACGGTCGTGACCGCATAGCTCGCCGTGAACGCGAAGAGCACGACGCCGACGTCGCCCTCCTCGCCGGTGAGCCCGAGCACGCCGAACGCCATCGCGACGAGCGTGAGCTGGCTGCCGAACGGCGAGACGAGCCGCGCGGCGAAGAGCCTGCGGAAGTCCGCGTCGCGCAGCTGCGCGATCGCCGCGTCGAACCGGAGCTCGGACGACGCGGGGTCGTTCGTCGCCATCGCGGCCTCGCTCGGGCGTCAGAACTCCTGCGGAAGGCCCAGGTGCTCGGTGAACACGCGATCGCGCAGCGCGAGCAGCGACGCGTCGCAGCCGCCCTTCCAGCTCGAGTACGGCCCGCGCACGTAGTCCGGCATCGGCGACAGCGCGGGCGGGAGCGGCGCGATCAGGTTCGAGAAGCAGGCCCAGTGGACGTCGACCGCGCGCAGCGCGCTCCCCATCAGATAGGGGCCGCCGCTCGCCGCGAGCTGCGACGCGAGCAGCCCGAGGATGTCGCGCACGCGCGCGTCGGCGCGCGCCGCGGCGGCGCGATCCTCCGCGCCGTACTTCCACGGCAGCGATTCGGGCGCGTCGGCGGGGAGCCCCGCGATGAGCTGCAGCCGCCGCGTCCATCCGAGCCCGTGCTCGCCGCAGATCTCGTGACAGAGGCCGAGCATCCACGCGCGCTCGCGCGGGTCGGCCGGCACCAGCGCCGGCTCGGGCGCGAGCCGTTCGGCGAGGAACAGGATCTCGGCCCAGCCGCTGCGCGGACGCTCGTCCTCGTACATCGCGACGGGCGCGTTCGTCGCGCGCGTCCAGGCGAGCAGCTCCGGGTCGACCTGCGCGGCCGTCTGGCGCACGGGCGCGAAGTCGAGCCCCTTCACGCGGAAGACGCCCTTCGCGGCCTCGCCCCACGGCCCCGGCACGCCGGCCGTCAGCACGAGGCGCAGGCCGCCGCGCGCGCGCGCGGTGGCGACGTCGAGATACTCCATCGAGCGATCCTCCCCTCGTGGCGACGGCGCGCGGGTCGCGGCGCGCCCGCCTAACCTGAAGTCGTCGCGCGCCGCGCGCGCTCGAGGTCGCGCGCGACGCGCGACGCGCCGGCGACGCACACGAGCGCGCTCGCGAGCGGCGCGATCGTCGGAACGAGCAGCGAGTAACGGATGGCCTCGCTGCCGTAGCGGGGCGCGATCCAGTCCGACGTCATGCCGACGAGCAGCGGCCCGGCGCCGAGCCCGACGAGCGTCGACACGAGCGTCGACACGCCCGACGCGAGCGCGCGCATGCGCAGCTTCGCGACGTTCTGGATGGTGGCGATGAAGGGCGCCGTGAAGAACGAGCCGACGATCGAGCCGCCCGCGCTCCACCAGAGCGCGACCGGGACGCCGAGCAGCTCGTGCTCGCGCGGCCACAGCAGGAAGGCGACCAGCATCGGCACGCCGATGGCCTGTCCGATCGCCGGGATCCACAGGTACCAGCGCGCGTCCCGCGCGCCGAGGCCGTCCGCGAGCCGCCCGCCGAGCCAGATGCCGAACGCCGACGGCAGCGGGCTCGTGACGAAGTACCACGTGGCGGCCTCGACCTCGCCCATCTCGTAGATGCGGATCAGGAAGCCGGGCTCCCACATGTTGCGGCCGAGCGCCGCGAACACGGAGGCCGCGTTGGCGACCAGGATGACGACGAAGGTCGGGCTCGTGGCGAGGTAGCGGAGCGCGTCGCCGAGCGCGGGCTGCGTCGCGTCGCCGTCGCGCTGGCTCGCGCCGCGCGCGGGCTCGCGCACGGTCGCGTGGAAGAGGAACGCGAGCAGCATGCCCGGCACGCCCGCGGCGAGGAACGCGGCGCGCCAGTCCCAGCGCTCGGCGACCACGCCGCCGAGGATCATGCCCGCGCCGAGCCCGAGCGTCGCGCCGATCGACACGACCGAGATGCCGCGCGCCCGGTGGCGCGGCGGCAGGTAGTCGACGAGCAGCGACGCGGTCGGCGCCGTGCCGCCGGCTTCGCCGACGCCGACGCCCATCCGCGCCGCGAACAGCTGCGCGAACGTCGACGTGAACGACGCGGCCGCCGTGAACAGGCTCCAGACGAAGAGGCTCGCCGCGATCACCGTGCGCCGCACCCACACGTCCGCGAGACGCGCGAGCGGCAGCACGAGGAACAGGTAGACGACGGCGAACGCCGGCCCCATGAGCAGGCCGAGCTGCGTGTCCGAGAGCGCGAAGTCGGCCTTGATGCGCTCGACGAGGATCGAGACGATCGTGCGATCGAGCGTGTTGAAGGCCGACACGAGCAGCGCGAGCCCGAGCACCCAGAGCGTGTACGGCAGCGGGAACGGGCCGTCCCAGCCTGCGCCGGCGGCGCCCGCGGCGCGCTCCGCGCGAGGGGCGCGCTCGCCCTCGACGGCCGTGTCTCGCTCGGAGGCCTCGCGGTCGGGATCCGGTTCGCTCACGCGGGCTCCTCGCGTCGCGCGTCGCGAGAGGCGCGGGCGGACGGACGGACGGACGGACGGCGCAGCATACCGGCTCGCCGCGCGCGCGTTGCGCGCGATCGGCGGAGCGCGACGGCGGATGGCGGAGCCCGACGGCGGACGGCTGCGCGCGAACGACGCCCCGCGGTAGGATGCGCGGCTCGCCGGGCCAACGCGGGAGATCACCTCATGCAGCGACGACAGCGGCGCCGCCACGCGGGCGTCGGCCGGACGGCGCTCGCCCTGGCGGTCGGCGCGCTCGCGTTCTCGTGCGCGACGACGCCTGCGCCGGCCGACCTCCCGCTCGCCACACTCGAGCGCGCGGCCGCGGGCGGCGACGCGGCCGCGCGCGTCGAGCTGGCGCGCCGGCTGTACGACGGGCGCGGCGTGCCGCGCGACGACGCGCGCGCGGCGACGCTCCTTCGCGCCGC
This genomic interval from Myxococcota bacterium contains the following:
- a CDS encoding MFS transporter, producing the protein MATNDPASSELRFDAAIAQLRDADFRRLFAARLVSPFGSQLTLVAMAFGVLGLTGEEGDVGVVLFAFTASYAVTTVLGGALADRWDRRRLIVAAEAFAGVVQTASAALLLTGRAHVWQLALLMAANGAAFGIVAPAVVGLIPLVVERRRLQSANALLSVAHSSALLAGGAAAGWIVAFAGGGSNVTGAGAAIALDAASFFATAALVARIRPRVAQRPVGAPDARDGSMLRDLREGFGEFVAHRWLWTIVAQWTLVLTGYLAGMHVVGPIVAERRWGGPLAWGGVAAALGAGLLVGGLVAMRVAVRRPMLVGTCFVFAFAAPLAAMALDAPVAVVAAAAFAAGLGNELFAVLWYTALHTHVAPDKLSRVSAWDSLGSVGLAPLGQLGAGFLVGAVGLGPTLGLAVALVVVPTALVLLVPEVRRLESAPPREAG
- a CDS encoding MFS transporter, with translation MSEPDPDREASERDTAVEGERAPRAERAAGAAGAGWDGPFPLPYTLWVLGLALLVSAFNTLDRTIVSILVERIKADFALSDTQLGLLMGPAFAVVYLFLVLPLARLADVWVRRTVIAASLFVWSLFTAAASFTSTFAQLFAARMGVGVGEAGGTAPTASLLVDYLPPRHRARGISVVSIGATLGLGAGMILGGVVAERWDWRAAFLAAGVPGMLLAFLFHATVREPARGASQRDGDATQPALGDALRYLATSPTFVVILVANAASVFAALGRNMWEPGFLIRIYEMGEVEAATWYFVTSPLPSAFGIWLGGRLADGLGARDARWYLWIPAIGQAIGVPMLVAFLLWPREHELLGVPVALWWSAGGSIVGSFFTAPFIATIQNVAKLRMRALASGVSTLVSTLVGLGAGPLLVGMTSDWIAPRYGSEAIRYSLLVPTIAPLASALVCVAGASRVARDLERARRATTSG